In one window of Pseudomonas chlororaphis subsp. chlororaphis DNA:
- a CDS encoding LysR family transcriptional regulator has translation MDLRDLTYFETIAELGHLGRAAQKLNRSQPALTKSIQRLEESFGTKLFERDGRRIKLTAVGQLLQQRARQLQQNIAETHREVRDFASGVLGNIRLGCAASMAEHLLPQMTATLLERAPDITLNLVIGQDDVLRDSLRSGRLDMVICPLSEGDPHLSHHTLFEDQAVVVASRDHPVFDTPMRLQDLCDYRWVLPGTGVSARRWIDNVFQSHQLPLPAVQIETNTISLLPRLIAKTGLLSFLARETLDDFKGIAHLREVPLAQTRMHRSIVVLVRTEGYLSPAAQLLLDLLKRDGRQFFTAG, from the coding sequence ATGGACCTGCGTGACCTGACCTATTTCGAAACCATCGCCGAGCTCGGCCACCTCGGGCGCGCGGCGCAGAAGCTCAATCGCAGCCAGCCGGCGCTGACCAAGAGCATCCAGCGCCTGGAGGAGTCCTTTGGCACCAAGCTATTCGAGCGTGACGGGCGGCGGATCAAGCTGACGGCGGTGGGCCAGTTGCTGCAACAGCGCGCCCGGCAGTTGCAGCAGAACATCGCCGAGACCCATCGCGAGGTGCGCGATTTTGCCAGCGGCGTGCTCGGCAATATTCGCCTGGGCTGTGCCGCCAGCATGGCCGAGCACTTGCTGCCGCAAATGACCGCAACGCTGCTGGAGCGCGCCCCGGACATCACCCTGAACCTGGTGATCGGCCAGGACGACGTGCTCCGCGACTCCCTGCGTTCGGGGCGCCTGGACATGGTGATTTGCCCGCTGTCCGAGGGTGACCCGCACCTGAGCCATCACACTCTGTTCGAAGACCAGGCCGTGGTGGTGGCCAGCCGCGACCATCCGGTGTTCGACACGCCGATGCGCCTGCAAGACCTGTGTGACTACCGTTGGGTACTGCCGGGAACCGGGGTCTCGGCCCGCCGCTGGATCGACAATGTGTTCCAGAGCCACCAGCTGCCACTACCGGCGGTGCAGATCGAGACCAACACCATTTCCCTGCTGCCGCGGCTGATCGCCAAGACCGGGCTGCTGAGCTTCCTGGCCCGGGAAACCCTGGACGACTTCAAGGGCATCGCCCACCTGCGGGAAGTGCCGCTGGCGCAAACCCGCATGCATCGCAGCATCGTGGTACTGGTGCGGACCGAAGGCTACCTGTCGCCGGCGGCCCAGCTGCTTTTGGATTTGCTCAAGCGCGATGGGCGGCAGTTCTTCACCGCGGGCTGA
- a CDS encoding type II toxin-antitoxin system RelE/ParE family toxin, whose protein sequence is MDSTCAACCSQELNRRLALLWAIVTSTLYAPGSARNEDTAGHSETLANQDVEDAIDDYLAQQAEQATLGFIDDLQAAYAHIARHPASGLSRYPHELDLPGLLYWPLSHYPYLVFYARHDAPH, encoded by the coding sequence ATCGACAGTACCTGCGCGGCCTGCTGCTCGCAGGAGCTGAATCGGCGCCTGGCGCTCCTGTGGGCGATTGTTACTTCGACGCTCTACGCGCCAGGGTCCGCAAGGAATGAAGACACAGCAGGACATTCCGAGACCCTGGCCAATCAGGATGTAGAAGATGCTATCGATGACTACCTGGCTCAACAGGCCGAGCAGGCGACCCTGGGCTTCATCGACGACCTGCAAGCCGCCTATGCGCATATCGCCCGGCATCCGGCCTCAGGCCTTTCTCGCTACCCCCATGAGCTCGATTTGCCGGGGCTTCTCTACTGGCCATTGAGTCACTATCCCTATCTGGTGTTCTACGCCCGGCACGACGCCCCCCATTGA
- a CDS encoding NAD-dependent protein deacetylase, with protein MTDTLDTPLEQLQRLMAERPFMVLTGAGISTPSGIPDYRDNDGVRRGQQPMMYQEFLAEPKARRRYWARAMLGWPRIRQARPNAAHEALAHLQARQKIAGLITQNVDTLHDQAGSRDVIELHGNLHRVVCLDCRQRSDRQAIQQLLELHNPYLAGVDAVQAPDGDTLLDPVFEERFQVPRCPHCAGERLKPDVVFFGENMAQATAAKAMHSIEQAAGLLVVGSSLMAYSAFRLCKVMADQGKPLIAINFGKTRADELLDLKIAASCEQLLPLLAERLTS; from the coding sequence ATGACCGACACCCTGGACACCCCTCTGGAGCAGCTGCAGCGACTGATGGCCGAGCGCCCCTTCATGGTCCTCACCGGCGCCGGCATCAGCACCCCTTCGGGGATTCCCGATTACCGCGACAACGACGGCGTGCGGCGCGGCCAGCAACCGATGATGTACCAGGAGTTCCTGGCCGAACCCAAGGCCCGGCGCCGCTACTGGGCGCGGGCCATGCTCGGCTGGCCGCGGATCCGCCAGGCCCGGCCGAACGCAGCCCATGAGGCCCTGGCGCATTTACAGGCGCGGCAGAAAATCGCCGGCTTGATCACCCAGAACGTCGACACCCTGCACGACCAGGCCGGCAGCCGCGATGTGATCGAACTGCACGGCAACCTGCACCGGGTGGTCTGCCTGGATTGCCGCCAACGCAGCGATCGGCAGGCGATCCAGCAATTGCTGGAACTGCACAACCCCTACCTGGCCGGCGTCGACGCGGTGCAGGCGCCCGACGGCGACACCCTGCTCGACCCGGTGTTCGAGGAACGTTTCCAGGTGCCCCGCTGCCCTCATTGCGCTGGCGAGCGGCTGAAACCGGATGTGGTGTTCTTCGGCGAGAACATGGCCCAGGCCACCGCGGCCAAGGCCATGCACAGCATCGAGCAGGCCGCCGGCCTGCTGGTGGTGGGTTCGTCGCTGATGGCCTATTCGGCCTTTCGCCTGTGCAAGGTCATGGCCGACCAGGGCAAGCCGCTGATCGCCATCAACTTCGGCAAGACCCGCGCCGACGAGCTGCTGGACCTGAAGATCGCCGCCTCCTGCGAGCAACTGTTGCCGCTGCTGGCCGAGCGCCTGACCTCCTAG
- a CDS encoding DUF2271 domain-containing protein encodes MNKLVVASCLAAVLALPGLAQAREVTLTTRLKDYSGNDAYLAIYLTDANGTYQQTLWVAGKKAKYYKHLPDWARGSRMAAAQYDGISGASVGSGETLTVSAELADSLIDAGYQIRIDSAVEDQRDVRADVVLPLTLQGAGQPASGSTYVQSLRYDL; translated from the coding sequence ATGAACAAGCTTGTCGTCGCCAGTTGCCTCGCCGCGGTTCTGGCCTTGCCTGGGCTGGCCCAGGCCCGTGAAGTGACCCTGACCACCCGCCTGAAGGACTACAGCGGCAATGACGCTTACCTGGCGATCTACCTCACCGACGCCAATGGCACCTACCAGCAGACCCTGTGGGTCGCCGGCAAGAAGGCCAAGTACTACAAGCACCTGCCGGACTGGGCCCGGGGCAGCCGCATGGCCGCCGCCCAGTACGACGGCATCAGCGGTGCCAGCGTCGGCAGCGGCGAGACCCTGACCGTCAGCGCCGAGCTGGCGGACAGCCTGATCGACGCCGGGTATCAGATCCGCATCGACAGCGCCGTGGAGGACCAGCGCGATGTCCGCGCCGACGTGGTCCTGCCCCTGACACTCCAGGGCGCAGGCCAGCCGGCCAGCGGCAGCACCTACGTGCAATCCCTGCGCTACGACCTGTAA
- a CDS encoding PepSY domain-containing protein, with the protein MLRSLHSIPGLIAALLVMLLAISGATLALNPALERLHTPQPAAAQVSVGQLAGRIASHLSGIEQIRRTPSGSVIVYHSQDGQALASTVDPLTGSVLAPYAPSAFARWVKELHRSLFLDTTGHAVSALGALAMLLLACSGAVLLARRVGGWGNLLRPLRGSFSQRWHAELGRLTTLGLLLSALSGLYLSAGTFGLIADGSQADPAVPTLLSAGPALPVASLPALQALDLNDLRELVYPSPGNPQDLYSLRTTAGEGYVDQASGALLSFQPYAGAHQAYAFIYQLHTGEGLWWLGLLLGTCALGVPLMSVTGLWLWWRRRRGATPIHDNSTAANADCVILVGSENNSTWGFAHTLHQALVMAGIKVHSAPMNQLQSDYPKARHLLILTATHGDGDAPASATAFLARLGQNPPGPGLPFAVLGFGDRQFPRFCGFAEQVQNALAASGARPLLPLDCIHRQCAQEFQRWGQALGAALGLELDLQHHSQTPPSHDLELVESVAYGAQVQAPTRILRFKAPADGSGQGLPEFQAGDLVGILPPGTAQPRFYSLASSSADGVLEICVRKHPGGLCSGFLHDLQAGARIQGFIQPNPQFRPVQGPQPVILIGAGTGIGPLAGFIRGNRARQPMHLYWGGRHPASDFLYEPELKGYLADRRLTALHAAFSRVPARGYVQDRLLADALALRRLVEKGAQVLVCGSRDMAKGVIQALDEVLAPLNLSVLTLKAQGRYREDIY; encoded by the coding sequence ATGTTGCGCTCGTTGCACTCGATTCCCGGGCTGATCGCCGCCCTGCTGGTGATGCTGCTGGCCATCAGCGGCGCGACCCTGGCACTGAACCCGGCGCTGGAACGCCTGCATACCCCCCAACCGGCTGCGGCGCAAGTCTCGGTCGGGCAACTGGCCGGACGCATTGCCAGCCATCTGAGCGGGATCGAGCAAATCCGGCGCACGCCCTCGGGTTCGGTGATCGTCTACCACAGCCAGGACGGCCAGGCGCTGGCCAGCACGGTCGACCCGCTGACCGGCTCGGTGCTCGCGCCCTACGCCCCCTCGGCGTTTGCCCGTTGGGTCAAGGAACTGCACCGCTCGCTGTTTCTCGACACGACGGGCCACGCCGTATCGGCCCTGGGCGCCCTGGCGATGCTTTTGCTGGCGTGCTCCGGTGCCGTGTTGCTGGCCCGCCGCGTCGGCGGCTGGGGCAACCTGCTGCGGCCCTTGCGGGGCAGCTTCAGCCAGCGCTGGCACGCCGAGCTCGGACGCCTGACCACCCTGGGCCTGCTGCTGTCGGCCCTGAGCGGGTTGTACCTGTCGGCCGGCACCTTCGGCTTGATTGCCGACGGCAGCCAGGCCGACCCGGCCGTCCCCACCCTGCTCAGCGCCGGCCCGGCCTTGCCGGTGGCCAGCCTGCCGGCGTTGCAGGCCCTGGACCTGAATGACCTGCGCGAGCTGGTCTACCCCAGCCCTGGCAACCCCCAGGACCTGTACAGCCTGCGCACCACCGCCGGCGAGGGCTATGTCGACCAGGCCAGCGGCGCCCTGCTGTCCTTCCAGCCCTACGCCGGCGCGCATCAGGCCTATGCATTCATCTACCAACTGCACACTGGCGAAGGCCTGTGGTGGCTGGGCCTGCTGCTGGGGACCTGCGCCCTGGGCGTGCCGCTGATGAGCGTCACCGGCCTGTGGCTGTGGTGGCGCCGGCGCCGCGGCGCCACGCCGATCCACGACAACAGCACGGCCGCCAACGCCGACTGCGTGATCCTGGTGGGCAGCGAGAACAACAGCACCTGGGGCTTTGCCCACACTTTGCACCAGGCCCTGGTGATGGCCGGGATCAAGGTCCACAGCGCGCCGATGAACCAGTTGCAAAGCGATTACCCCAAGGCGCGCCACCTGCTGATCCTTACGGCCACCCACGGCGATGGCGATGCCCCGGCCTCGGCCACGGCTTTTCTCGCGCGCCTGGGGCAAAACCCGCCGGGGCCCGGGCTGCCATTTGCCGTGCTGGGTTTTGGCGACCGTCAGTTCCCACGCTTCTGCGGCTTCGCCGAGCAAGTGCAGAACGCCCTGGCCGCCAGCGGTGCGCGACCCCTGCTGCCCCTGGACTGCATCCATCGCCAGTGCGCCCAGGAGTTCCAGCGCTGGGGCCAGGCGCTGGGAGCGGCCCTGGGGCTGGAGCTGGACTTGCAGCACCACAGCCAAACCCCGCCCAGCCATGACCTGGAGCTGGTCGAGTCCGTGGCCTATGGCGCCCAGGTCCAGGCACCGACCCGGATCCTGCGCTTCAAGGCCCCGGCCGACGGCAGCGGCCAAGGCTTGCCCGAATTCCAGGCCGGCGACCTGGTGGGCATCCTGCCCCCCGGCACTGCGCAGCCGCGTTTCTACTCCCTGGCCAGCAGCAGTGCCGACGGGGTCCTGGAGATCTGCGTGCGCAAGCACCCTGGTGGCCTGTGCTCAGGCTTTCTCCATGACCTGCAAGCGGGAGCGCGGATCCAGGGCTTTATCCAGCCCAACCCGCAATTTCGTCCGGTCCAGGGCCCGCAACCAGTGATCCTGATCGGCGCCGGTACCGGGATCGGCCCCCTGGCGGGCTTTATCCGCGGCAACCGGGCCCGGCAACCGATGCACCTGTACTGGGGCGGGCGCCACCCGGCCTCGGACTTCCTCTACGAGCCGGAACTCAAGGGCTATCTGGCCGACCGACGCCTGACCGCCCTGCACGCGGCCTTCTCCCGGGTCCCGGCGCGCGGCTACGTGCAGGACCGGCTGCTCGCCGATGCCCTGGCGCTACGCCGGCTGGTGGAAAAAGGCGCCCAGGTGCTGGTCTGCGGCAGCCGGGACATGGCCAAGGGGGTGATCCAGGCCCTGGACGAAGTGCTGGCGCCGCTCAACCTCAGCGTACTGACCCTCAAGGCCCAAGGACGTTACCGTGAAGACATCTACTGA
- a CDS encoding AbrB family transcriptional regulator, whose product MPLPSPSPLSLSAWPLALQWLALLILAGSAGQLLNHFEVPAGQFLGPMLVAIGFGVSGASIRVPRQAFRLGQGSVGVLAAHSMTMAVLASMVQSWHVMLFATVLTVCLSALVGLALVRLGGLPPSTAAWGTAPGAASAMVAMADDFGADSRVVATMQYVRVVCVVMIGALAGHWIGVPAGGSQAHSTEVVLQTFTLLNLGLTLGTIVLGVLLGSRVPAGALLVPLLIGGALQISGLLHITLPGWLLALAYGAIGCYIGLRFDRPTVRYVWARLPAMIVGAVLLIALCALSAWLLAHWLDKDFLSVYLATSPGGLDAMTIIAVDTHSDVGLVLAMQTLRLFAVIVSGAFFARLIIKWSR is encoded by the coding sequence ATGCCCTTGCCTAGTCCCTCGCCTTTGTCCCTGTCCGCCTGGCCCCTTGCCCTGCAATGGCTGGCGCTGCTGATCCTCGCCGGCAGCGCCGGGCAGTTGCTGAACCACTTCGAGGTGCCCGCCGGGCAGTTTCTCGGGCCGATGCTGGTGGCCATCGGTTTCGGCGTCAGCGGCGCCAGCATCCGCGTGCCGCGCCAGGCCTTTCGCCTCGGCCAGGGTTCGGTCGGGGTCCTGGCCGCCCACTCCATGACCATGGCGGTGCTGGCCTCGATGGTGCAGTCCTGGCACGTGATGCTGTTCGCCACCGTGCTCACCGTCTGCCTCAGTGCCCTGGTCGGCCTGGCGCTGGTACGCCTCGGCGGCCTGCCACCCAGCACCGCGGCCTGGGGCACCGCGCCGGGGGCGGCCTCGGCCATGGTGGCGATGGCCGACGATTTCGGCGCCGACTCGCGGGTGGTGGCCACCATGCAGTACGTGCGAGTGGTCTGCGTGGTGATGATCGGCGCCCTGGCCGGCCACTGGATCGGCGTCCCGGCCGGCGGCAGCCAGGCCCACAGCACCGAGGTGGTCCTGCAGACCTTCACCCTGCTCAACCTCGGCCTGACCCTGGGCACCATCGTGCTCGGCGTGCTGCTCGGCTCACGGGTGCCGGCCGGGGCCCTGCTGGTACCGCTGCTGATCGGCGGCGCCTTGCAGATCTCCGGGCTGCTGCACATCACCCTGCCCGGCTGGCTGCTGGCCCTGGCCTATGGCGCCATCGGCTGCTACATCGGCCTGCGCTTCGACCGGCCGACCGTGCGCTACGTCTGGGCCCGCCTGCCGGCGATGATCGTCGGCGCGGTGCTGCTGATCGCCCTCTGCGCGCTGTCGGCCTGGCTGCTGGCGCACTGGCTGGACAAGGACTTCCTCTCGGTCTACCTCGCCACCAGCCCCGGCGGCCTGGACGCCATGACGATCATCGCGGTGGACACCCACTCCGACGTCGGCCTGGTGCTGGCCATGCAGACCCTGCGGCTGTTCGCGGTGATTGTCAGCGGCGCTTTTTTCGCCCGGCTGATCATCAAGTGGTCGCGCTGA
- a CDS encoding LTA synthase family protein, producing MTGRFFVNFIRRVFHHPLAPLGALLSLVLLVPLVARALLGWSDPLGYLSDLGTAGLLTLLLYRRPWWLALPVLLVWSLLSIASAELVSAVGRLPNASDLHYLFDPQFVGNSTGGGLAHPWLAAALLSGLALWLGVQWAARGTRAPRLPRHAWTAPALLWLAHGGVQYLNPSEADQWRLFNLPHQLLAAAAGQGQVQLEQWLEGDVPELPVQMAGLTQLDLDGEPLLAAPGQARNVLVIALEGIPGAYIKTNREALHSRYQDDLMPKLSAWAERSMNTPDYVLHSHQTIRGLYAMLCGDYDKLDNGTPKGIELLTQSQRNQACLPAQLRKQGFNTHYLQGAGLRFMAKDKIMPHIGFDSTHGLEWFSNANYLDFPWGKDDKAFFEGALDYVGQLKKQKQPWMLTLLTVGTHQPYSAPEDYLNRFDTPKQAAVAYLDDAIGEFMDQLERQGVLKDTLVVITSDESHGIDGVRLASSWGFNLMLAPEQAQLPKLKSGTYGHVDLSASVLDYFGFQVPESLSGRSLFRAYALGREIMSYTNGKLRYHDGQGTLTECDFQQRCRYYSSTGFIADSATFKGQYGGLRARQISARAEGLDRTLLQSPLNLRYQFGSPAIIPLQAQIKDDWADNLIGAQYLEMPKGSLTRVRFTVRSADPQQNAYILLKGKEREQDVALGLPEEMLVTPDQPLEMDFSFANPESRKAFSFHLLGYGLGAVEVSDFSVITELPGQEQDSEEPQDDNPHAS from the coding sequence ATGACTGGCAGGTTTTTCGTGAATTTCATCCGGCGTGTTTTCCATCATCCCCTGGCCCCCCTCGGCGCACTGCTGAGCCTGGTGCTGCTCGTGCCCCTGGTGGCGCGCGCGCTGCTCGGCTGGTCCGATCCCCTGGGCTATCTCTCCGACCTGGGCACCGCGGGCCTGTTGACCCTGCTGCTGTACCGCCGGCCCTGGTGGCTGGCCCTGCCGGTGCTGCTGGTGTGGAGCCTGCTGAGCATCGCCAGCGCCGAGCTGGTCAGCGCCGTGGGCCGCCTGCCCAATGCCTCCGACCTACATTACCTGTTCGACCCGCAGTTCGTCGGCAACTCCACCGGCGGCGGCCTGGCTCATCCCTGGCTGGCGGCGGCGCTGCTGTCCGGGCTGGCGTTGTGGCTGGGCGTGCAATGGGCGGCCCGCGGCACCCGCGCCCCGCGCTTGCCGCGCCATGCCTGGACCGCCCCGGCGCTGCTGTGGCTGGCCCATGGCGGCGTGCAATACCTGAACCCCAGCGAAGCCGATCAATGGCGCCTGTTCAACCTGCCGCACCAGTTGCTCGCGGCCGCCGCCGGCCAGGGCCAGGTGCAGCTGGAACAATGGCTGGAAGGCGATGTGCCCGAACTGCCGGTGCAGATGGCCGGCCTGACCCAGCTCGACCTCGACGGCGAGCCGTTGCTGGCCGCCCCGGGCCAGGCGCGCAACGTGCTGGTGATCGCCCTGGAAGGCATTCCCGGCGCCTATATCAAGACCAACCGCGAGGCCCTGCACAGCCGCTACCAGGACGACCTGATGCCCAAGCTCAGCGCCTGGGCCGAACGCAGCATGAACACCCCGGACTACGTACTGCACAGCCACCAGACCATCCGCGGCCTGTACGCCATGCTCTGCGGCGACTACGACAAGCTCGACAACGGTACGCCCAAGGGCATCGAGCTGCTGACCCAAAGCCAGCGCAACCAGGCCTGCCTGCCGGCGCAGTTGCGCAAGCAGGGTTTCAACACCCATTACCTGCAAGGCGCCGGCCTGCGCTTCATGGCCAAAGACAAGATCATGCCGCACATCGGCTTCGACTCGACCCACGGCCTGGAGTGGTTCAGCAACGCCAACTACCTGGACTTCCCCTGGGGCAAGGACGACAAGGCTTTCTTCGAAGGCGCGCTGGACTATGTCGGCCAGCTGAAAAAGCAGAAGCAGCCGTGGATGCTCACCCTGCTGACCGTCGGCACCCACCAGCCCTACTCCGCGCCGGAGGACTACCTCAACCGCTTCGACACACCCAAGCAGGCCGCGGTGGCCTACCTGGACGATGCCATCGGTGAGTTCATGGACCAGCTGGAGCGCCAGGGCGTGCTCAAGGACACCCTGGTGGTGATCACCTCGGACGAGTCCCACGGCATCGATGGCGTGCGCCTGGCCTCGTCCTGGGGTTTCAACCTGATGCTCGCCCCGGAGCAGGCGCAGTTGCCCAAACTCAAGTCCGGGACCTACGGCCATGTCGACCTGAGCGCCTCGGTACTCGACTACTTCGGCTTCCAGGTGCCGGAGAGCCTCAGCGGTCGCTCGCTATTTCGCGCCTACGCCCTGGGCCGGGAGATCATGTCCTACACCAACGGCAAGCTGCGTTATCACGATGGCCAGGGCACCCTGACCGAATGCGATTTCCAGCAGCGCTGCCGCTACTACTCAAGCACCGGCTTCATCGCCGACAGCGCCACCTTCAAGGGCCAGTACGGCGGCCTGCGGGCGCGCCAGATCAGCGCCCGGGCCGAAGGCCTGGACCGCACCCTGCTGCAATCGCCGCTGAACCTGCGCTACCAGTTCGGCAGCCCGGCGATCATCCCGCTGCAGGCGCAGATCAAGGATGACTGGGCCGACAACCTGATCGGCGCGCAGTACCTGGAAATGCCCAAGGGCTCGCTGACCCGCGTACGTTTCACCGTGCGCTCGGCCGACCCGCAGCAGAACGCCTACATCCTGCTCAAGGGCAAGGAGCGCGAGCAGGACGTGGCCCTGGGCCTGCCGGAAGAGATGCTGGTCACCCCCGACCAGCCGCTGGAAATGGACTTCAGCTTCGCCAACCCGGAATCGCGCAAGGCCTTCTCCTTCCACCTGCTGGGCTACGGCCTGGGCGCGGTGGAAGTCAGTGACTTCAGCGTGATCACCGAACTGCCGGGGCAAGAGCAAGACAGCGAAGAACCCCAGGACGACAACCCGCACGCCTCCTGA
- a CDS encoding FAD:protein FMN transferase produces the protein MKTSTETAGLQRYSLNGPTMGSRYTALFYAAPGFATRDIADRLAQAVERVEQQMSSWNPTSDLNRLNSAPRHHWVSVPRELMNVITTALQVSEQSAGAFEIAVGELVQGWGFGPTARTLDQPALAELGRQRLAPASYGLELQPRRHRLRKRAKLRLDLNGIAKGFGVDELARALEASGIRDYLVGIDGEMRARGSKPAGQPWTVALEKPLRGVRQVMGVMELSNAAIATSGDYRRWVEIAGQSYAHTLDPATGAPLDNRLASVSVVAANCMLADAWATALLVLGEVEGPRLAQERGMDALFVIRDGAQLREVSIVGGQLQAQIETR, from the coding sequence GTGAAGACATCTACTGAAACCGCCGGACTGCAACGCTACAGCCTCAACGGCCCGACCATGGGCAGCCGCTACACCGCGCTGTTCTATGCCGCCCCGGGATTCGCTACCCGAGACATCGCGGACCGCCTGGCCCAGGCGGTAGAACGGGTTGAACAACAGATGTCGAGCTGGAACCCCACGTCCGATCTCAACCGACTCAACTCGGCGCCCAGGCACCACTGGGTCAGCGTGCCCAGGGAACTGATGAACGTCATCACCACGGCGCTGCAGGTCAGCGAGCAATCCGCAGGGGCCTTCGAGATTGCCGTGGGCGAACTGGTCCAGGGCTGGGGCTTCGGCCCCACGGCCCGGACACTGGATCAGCCGGCGCTGGCCGAGCTGGGCCGGCAGCGCCTCGCCCCCGCCAGCTACGGCCTGGAGCTGCAACCCCGGCGCCACCGCTTGCGCAAGCGGGCCAAGCTGCGCCTGGACCTCAATGGCATTGCCAAGGGTTTTGGCGTCGATGAACTGGCCCGCGCCCTGGAAGCCTCGGGCATCCGTGACTATCTGGTGGGGATCGACGGCGAAATGCGCGCCAGGGGCAGCAAGCCCGCCGGACAACCCTGGACCGTGGCCTTGGAGAAACCCCTGCGTGGGGTACGCCAAGTCATGGGGGTGATGGAACTGAGCAATGCAGCCATTGCCACCTCCGGCGACTACCGGCGCTGGGTGGAGATCGCCGGGCAGTCCTATGCCCATACCCTCGACCCGGCCACCGGCGCGCCCCTGGACAACCGCCTGGCCTCGGTCAGCGTGGTGGCCGCCAACTGCATGCTGGCCGATGCCTGGGCCACCGCGCTGCTGGTGCTCGGCGAAGTCGAGGGACCGCGGTTGGCCCAGGAGCGCGGCATGGATGCCTTGTTCGTGATCCGCGACGGCGCGCAGTTGCGCGAGGTGTCTATCGTGGGCGGACAGTTGCAGGCGCAGATCGAGACCCGCTGA
- a CDS encoding LysR family transcriptional regulator: protein MTVKQIRAFLAVAQSLSFAVACERLHLSQSALSLTIKALEDGLGGRLFSRNTRNVALTPEGEALVPLARRLIADWDNAEDELRQRFTLQRGRVTLAAMPSFAGNLLPPILKTFRARYPQVNVTVNDVINEQVLEMVRDRQVELGVAFEPQQSASLQFTPLYIDRFVAVVPSDSPLADLKDIDWQSLLEQPFITLQRPSTVRVMLEEHLLARDMKLPVEFESHQLATVGRMVASGLGVSAVPALCAGQMRELGARCITLRDPVVERAIGVLTNPGHELSSAAQALFDILRGAGLAERLSGVA, encoded by the coding sequence ATGACCGTCAAACAGATCCGCGCCTTTCTGGCGGTGGCCCAGAGCCTGAGTTTCGCCGTGGCCTGCGAACGCCTGCACCTGTCGCAGTCGGCCCTGAGCCTGACCATCAAGGCTCTGGAGGACGGCCTCGGCGGGCGCCTGTTCAGCCGCAATACGCGCAACGTCGCCCTGACCCCGGAAGGCGAGGCGCTGGTGCCCCTGGCGCGGCGCTTGATCGCCGACTGGGACAACGCCGAGGACGAACTGCGCCAGCGCTTCACCCTGCAGCGCGGGCGGGTGACCCTGGCGGCCATGCCGTCCTTTGCCGGCAACCTGCTGCCGCCGATTCTCAAGACCTTTCGCGCGCGTTACCCGCAGGTCAATGTCACGGTCAACGACGTGATCAACGAGCAGGTACTGGAGATGGTCCGCGACCGCCAGGTGGAATTGGGGGTGGCCTTCGAGCCGCAGCAAAGCGCGTCGCTGCAATTCACCCCGCTGTACATCGACCGCTTCGTCGCCGTGGTGCCCAGCGATTCGCCCCTGGCCGACCTGAAGGACATCGACTGGCAATCGCTGCTGGAACAGCCCTTCATTACCCTGCAACGGCCGTCCACGGTGCGGGTGATGCTTGAAGAGCATTTGCTGGCGCGGGACATGAAACTGCCGGTGGAATTCGAAAGCCATCAACTGGCGACGGTGGGGCGCATGGTCGCCAGCGGCCTTGGTGTGAGCGCGGTGCCGGCCCTGTGCGCCGGACAGATGCGCGAGCTGGGCGCGCGCTGCATCACCCTGCGCGACCCGGTGGTGGAACGCGCCATCGGCGTGCTGACCAACCCCGGGCATGAGCTGTCCAGCGCGGCCCAGGCGCTGTTCGACATTCTGCGCGGGGCCGGTCTGGCCGAGCGCCTGTCGGGGGTTGCCTAG
- a CDS encoding ribbon-helix-helix domain-containing protein, producing MSTMNISMPEALKAFVDDQVSQRGYSTSSEYVRELIRKDQDRQYLRGLLLAGAESAPGAPVGDCYFDALRARVRKE from the coding sequence ATGAGCACCATGAACATTTCCATGCCGGAAGCCCTCAAGGCCTTTGTCGACGATCAGGTCAGCCAGCGGGGCTACAGCACCAGCAGCGAGTACGTCCGGGAGCTGATCCGCAAGGATCAGGATCGACAGTACCTGCGCGGCCTGCTGCTCGCAGGAGCTGAATCGGCGCCTGGCGCTCCTGTGGGCGATTGTTACTTCGACGCTCTACGCGCCAGGGTCCGCAAGGAATGA